In Parabacteroides timonensis, the genomic stretch TGCCAAAGGTACGTCGCGCATGCACAACTGATTTTTTCCTTTTGACCCGATAAGCTCCGTGATGGGGATCGGTTTATATTTGAGATAGGTTTCCGCCAGATAGTCCATTCCGTGTCGTAACTCCGGGTTGAGAAGGTAATGGGCGATCATAGTGTCGAACAGCGGACCGGCTACCCGCACTCCATACTTGCGGAGGACCATGATATCGAATTTAATATTCTGACCTATCTTTTGCGATTTGCGATTTTGCAGGGCAGGGGAGAAGTGGGCTATTACTTTGGCCGCCTCTTCCTTGTCGGCCGGAACCGGAACGTACCAGGCTTCATTTTCCTTTACAGCGAACGACATTCCGACCAGTCCGGCTGTCAGTGGATCGATGCCGTCAGTTTCCGTGTCAAAAGCAAAAAAATTCTGATCCATCAAAAATTGACCTAATTTGGCTCTTTCTTCTTCAGAATCAACGACTTTGTAGTTGTGAGGTGTCGATTTTAAGTTCGCGAGAGTCGAATATTTGGGAACACTCGGCTCCTCGGGCGCAAATATGTCAAACAGAGAGCCTTGAACAGGGCCCTTTGCAACTTTCGGTGCGGCAGGCTTTTTCTCCTCTGATGTTAGCTTGTTAATAAATGTTCTGAATTCTAATTCTGTGTAAATCTCAGTCAACCGGGCTTCGTTCGGTTTTTCGCGGATGCATTTCGCCGCATCGAACTGGATGGGCACATCCGTCTTGATCGTTGCCAGGAATTTGGAGAAACGAATTTGCTCTACATTTTCTGTTACCCTTTTATGAAGTGCTCCTTTCAGTTTGTCGGTATTCTCCAGCAAGTTTTCGATCGAGCCATATTCTTCGAGTAATTTTTGGGCTGTCTTTTCTCCCACACCCGGACAACCCGGAATGTTATCGGAACTGTCACCCATCAAACCCAGCAGGTCGATAACCTGGTCGACCGAGGTCAGCGAGTATTTGTCGAGTACTTCTTTTACGCCCATCACTTCGTAGTCGCCTCCGAATTTGGGACGGTACATAAATATATGGTCGGATACCAGCTGTCCGTAGTCTTTGTCGGGTGTCATCATAAAGACTTCGAATCCCTCTTTTTCTGCCTGCTTCGAGATCGTACCTATCACATCGTCTGCTTCGAAACGGGGGACTTCCAGTATCGGGATATTGTATCCTTCAATAATATCCTTAATAATAGGTACGGACTGCCGGATCACTTCGGGGGTTTCTTCCCGCTGTGCCTTGTACAGTTCGTATGCTTCATGACGGAAGGTAGGCCCTTTGGGGTCGAAAGCTACGGCGATATGTGTCGGATTCTCACGTTTTAAAACGTCTTCCAGACTGTTTATAAACCCGAAAATGGCCGATGTATTCATGCCTTTTGAGTTAATACGCGGATTTTTAAGAAAAGCGTAGTACGATCGATAGATCAGTGCGTACGCATCTATGAGGAATAACTTCATCTCTTTTAACACGTTTTAGGGTGACAATAGACGGTAAATGTACGAAAAAACTCGCTTACTCAATACTTTTTGTTAATTTTGCGAATCTTTGAAAGATTATGAATGACAGAAAGAAAATAGAAGAACCGGTTGCGGAAGAGTTTAAACGCTTTAACGATGAATTTGCGGATTCACTTCGTAGTGAGACGCGCAGATTACAGGCGGCTATCGATCAGATATTGAATGCCAGCGGTAAACATGTTCGTCCGTTATTGGTATTGCTTACAGCTAAAGCTTGTGGAAAAGTGACCGATCATACGATTAATTCGGCTGTTTTCCTAGAGTTGCTGCATACGGCTACGCTGATACACGACGATGTGATCGATGAAACGAAAGAACGTCGGGGAGTCCCTTCCCTGAATGCCATTTTCGACAACCGTATTTCTGTATTGGTGGGCGATTATATTCTTTCCACCGCATTGATCCGTTCTATTCAGACAGGCAATCTGCAAATCATAAATATCGTATCGAACCTTGGACGTGACTTGTCGGAGGGGGAGATCAAACAGCTCGAAACAGCCGAGGAAACGATCCTGGATGAAGCTTGTTATATGCAGGTTATAAAGAAAAAGACGGCGACGCTGCTTTCTTCCTGTACGGAGATCGGTGCTATTTCAGCAGATGCTTCTCCCGAAATGGTAAAGATGTGTCGTAAGTTCGGGGAGTATCTGGGGTATTGTTTCCAGATCAAAGACGATATTTTCGACTATTATAAAGAAATGAATATCGGAAAACCTACCGGTAATGATATTCGCGAAGGAAAGGTTACTTTGCCTTTGTTGCATGCCCTGGAGCAGGGTAGGAGAGAAGATGTGGAATCTCTTCTGAAAGTGATCCACGATAAGGATTTTTCTGCTGAGAATATCGATGCTTTGATTGAGTTTGCCAAAGCCAATGGTGGTATCGAATATGCAGAATTGCGGATGAAAGAGTATCGTGATAAGGCAGTGGAGGTTCTTATGCAGTTTCCGGAATCGGATGCCCGGAACGGTCTTCTTTTACTGGCCGATTATATTATGGAGAGACAAAAATAGATTATATATTAGAAAGGGGACGCAGATTGCGCAGAAAACGCAGACGGACGCAGATTTTGAATAATTTCTATCTGCGTCCGTCTGCGTTTTCTGCGTCGTCTGCGTCCCCTTTTTTAGGTTATAACACCTTGACCGTTATTTTCCCAATCGGTGTTCAATATCTTCTACCAGGCTGCTGGCACCGATACGGAACAAATTCTTGTTCAGCCAGTCATTCCCCAGTACTTCTTTAACGATCGTGTAGTACTTAACGGCATCTTCTGCTGTGCGAACACCACCGGATACTTTAATGC encodes the following:
- the polA gene encoding DNA polymerase I, which codes for MKLFLIDAYALIYRSYYAFLKNPRINSKGMNTSAIFGFINSLEDVLKRENPTHIAVAFDPKGPTFRHEAYELYKAQREETPEVIRQSVPIIKDIIEGYNIPILEVPRFEADDVIGTISKQAEKEGFEVFMMTPDKDYGQLVSDHIFMYRPKFGGDYEVMGVKEVLDKYSLTSVDQVIDLLGLMGDSSDNIPGCPGVGEKTAQKLLEEYGSIENLLENTDKLKGALHKRVTENVEQIRFSKFLATIKTDVPIQFDAAKCIREKPNEARLTEIYTELEFRTFINKLTSEEKKPAAPKVAKGPVQGSLFDIFAPEEPSVPKYSTLANLKSTPHNYKVVDSEEERAKLGQFLMDQNFFAFDTETDGIDPLTAGLVGMSFAVKENEAWYVPVPADKEEAAKVIAHFSPALQNRKSQKIGQNIKFDIMVLRKYGVRVAGPLFDTMIAHYLLNPELRHGMDYLAETYLKYKPIPITELIGSKGKNQLCMRDVPLAQIAEYAAEDADVTLKLKNFFAPELEKTGIESLFFDIEMPLIYVLAEMEQTGVKLDTVALKQSSEELTDALKKLEKEIYELAGVKFNINSSKQVGEILFERLKIEEKAKKTKTGSYSTSEDILEKLRSKHPVVGKLLEYRGLKKLLSTYIDALPELISPVTGKVHTSYNQTVTATGRLSSTNPNLQNIPIRDELGREIRKAFIPDSKDCTFFSADYSQIELRIMAHLSNDEHMIEAFRSGADIHAATAAKIYGIPVEEVTSDMRRKAKTANFGIIYGISIFGLAERLNIPRAESKELIEGYFKSYPGIRDYMDESIRIAKEKGYVETIFKRKRYLPDINSHNAIVRGYAERNAINAPIQGSAADIIKVAMVRIFNRFEAEGLKSKMTLQVHDELNFNVCNDELEKVKQIVLEEMEGAIKLQVPLIADCGEGNNWLEAH
- a CDS encoding polyprenyl synthetase family protein codes for the protein MNDRKKIEEPVAEEFKRFNDEFADSLRSETRRLQAAIDQILNASGKHVRPLLVLLTAKACGKVTDHTINSAVFLELLHTATLIHDDVIDETKERRGVPSLNAIFDNRISVLVGDYILSTALIRSIQTGNLQIINIVSNLGRDLSEGEIKQLETAEETILDEACYMQVIKKKTATLLSSCTEIGAISADASPEMVKMCRKFGEYLGYCFQIKDDIFDYYKEMNIGKPTGNDIREGKVTLPLLHALEQGRREDVESLLKVIHDKDFSAENIDALIEFAKANGGIEYAELRMKEYRDKAVEVLMQFPESDARNGLLLLADYIMERQK